In the genome of Quercus robur chromosome 3, dhQueRobu3.1, whole genome shotgun sequence, one region contains:
- the LOC126718861 gene encoding uncharacterized protein LOC126718861: MAVKSSFVFFFSSTPNITPYSPRCSKLKPPRGKITAFSCSDLRFDDDDDKQKAPMKRSHGESFCCICGRRRFIEAAMATSTALAMFPICPSNASNLHTDDYMSVLNKVHPPRSDWYEEFYASVLDKSMDSYEAEIADYKSQLFSNLKGKAQKVLEIGIGAGPNLKYYAGEADVQVFGMDPNRKMEKYAQAAAEAAGLPLTNFEFLQAVGEAIPLGDASVDAVVGTLVLCSVKDVDMTLKEVKRVLRPGGVYLFVEHVAAKDGTVLRFIQNVLDPLQQTVADGCHLTRETGMKISEAGFSGVELNKAFLSNAFFVNPQVYGIACK; encoded by the exons atggcaGTTAAGTCTTCATTCGTGTTCTTCTTCTCCAGCACTCCTAATATTACACCTTATAGTCCTCGTTGCTCTAAACTGAAACCTCCACGTGGCAAAATCACAGCCTTCAGTTGCTCTGATTTGCGGttcgatgatgatgatgataagcAGAAAGCACCAATGAAGAGAAGCCACGGTGAGTCGTTTTGCTGTATATGCGGAAGAAGGCGTTTCATTGAAGCAGCAATGGCAACCTCAACGGCTTTGGCTATGTTCCCTATTTGCCCCTCCAATGCTTCCAATTTACACACTGATGATTATATG TCTGTGTTGAACAAGGTTCACCCTCCAAGATCGGATTGGTATGAGGAGTTCTATGCATCAGTTTTGGATAAAAGCATGGACTCTTATGAAGCTGAG ATTGCAGATTACAAGTCACAATTGTTTAGTAACTTGAAGGGGAAGGCTCAGAAAGTGTTGGAGATTGGCATTGGTGCAGGCCCTAATCTCAAGTATTATGCTGGTGAAGCTGATGTCCAGGTTTTTGGTATGGATCCCAAtagaaagatggaaaagtaTGCTCAGGCGGCAGCAGAGGCCGCTGGCCTGCCGcttacaaattttgaattcttaCAAGCA GTTGGGGAGGCTATACCCTTAGGTGATGCTTCTGTTGATGCAGTTGTTGGAACACTTGTGTTGTGTTCTGTTAAAGATGTTGATATGACACTGAAAG AGGTGAAGAGGGTGCTGAGACCTGGTGGTGTTTACCTTTTTGTGGAACATGTGGCTGCTAAAG ATGGAACAGTTCTTAGATTTATACAGAATGTTCTTGATCCTTTGCAACAGACAGTTGCTGATGGGTGTCACCTTACCAGGGAAACAGGAATGAAGATATCTGAAGCCGGGTTTTCTGGTGTTGAGCTTAACAAGGCTTTCTTGTCTAATGCCTTCTTTGTAAACCCCCAGGTCTATGGTATAGCTTGTAAGTAA